The region GCACTCGGGGCGCCCGGTGAACCCGTCGTTCCACGACTACAAGATCCCCACCATCGCCGACCTCCCGGAGATCGACGCCTTCTGCGTGGAGGGGAGCGACACGGTCGCCAACCACCTGGGGGCGCGCGGTCTCGCCGAGCCGCCGATCATCCCCGTGGCCCCCGCCATCGCCAACGCCGTGGCCGACGCGTTAGGCATCGAGGTGCGCGAACTCCCGCTCACGCCATGGCGCATCCTCACGGCGCTGCGCGAGGGGTAACGCCCGCCGCGTCACGTCGCGACGGGTCGCGGGGCGCGTTGGGCGCTGCCCTGGGCGCGGCCTTCATGCTGTCGGCCGGCAGTGGCTGCGCCGGCAACCCTGCGCCATCGCCAGCGACGCTACCCGCCGGAACGACCGACACCATCTGGTACATCTCGGCGCGCGGGAAGGACGGCCGGCGCGAACGGACACGACCGGCGCCAACACTCGCCTACGGTTTCGTCGTGCTCGACCGCGGCGGGCGGGGCGTCCCTCCCGGCGGCTCCCCGCCCTCCGCGGTGATCGACTCGGTGCAGCTGACGGAGGAGTCGTTTGGCCAGTTGATCGCCGAGCGTCTGCGCGACGCCCCCGCCCCGGATGACTACGCGGTCCTCTACGTGCACGGCTTCGGGACGTCGCTGCGCGAGGCGTGGGTGCACACCGCCACCGCGCGCCACCGCGCCGGCGCGCGCGCGCCATGGATCGTCTTCTGCTGGCCGTCACGGGGGAGCGGCATTGGCCCGCCACGGCGCGGCGCCCTCCTCACTAGCGCCTACCACGACGACTCGGCCGCCGCCGCAGCCAGCATCCCATCGTTTGTCACCGCCACCCGCCGGATCCTGGCCGATCTCTCGCCAGCACGAACCGTCCTGCTCGCCCACTCGCTCGGCGGACAGATCGTGGGAGAAGGGCTGGCGAGCGACGACTCGCTGCAGCGTGCGCTGCGCACCGCGCCGCTGCGCGCCATTGCCTTTGCCGCTCCCGATATCGACGCGGCGCGCTTCGCCGACTCGCTTGTCCCCGCACTGCGGCCGCTCACCCAGCGCCTCGTACTCTACGCCTCGCAGCGCGACCGCGTGCTCCGCGTTTCCGGCCGGATTCACGGGAGCGATCGCGCCGGGCGTCGCAACGCGCGAGCGATCCTGCGTGCGGGACTCGAGACCGTCGACGCCTCGCGCGCCTGGACGAACGAGGGATGGTTCATGCGAACGGTCGGGACGCACCACGCCATCAAGCGAGCCAACGGGATCCTCTTCGACCTCGGCTTCATCGTCGCTCGCCAGCGCTCACCGATGTGCCGCGTCACGCTCGGCATCGGATCGCTGACCACAGAGGGAGAATGGCGACTGACCAGCGCCCCACCACGGATATCGGACCAGGGGAGCACGTCGTGCGACGCACTCCAACCTGCTCTCATCCGTTAGGCCGCGCGGCGCGTCAGGCCACCGCGCGTCAGGCGGCGCGGGCCTGGGAAAGTCGACGCCGTCACCCCTTCCACGGCGGGAGCTTGCGTGGCTCTCGCCAGAGGTCGGGGTTGTGCCGGTACAGCGTCACCTTGCGCCCGATCGTCTGGATGATGTCGGCGCCTAACGACTCGGCCATCTGCGAGGCCAGCGCCTTGGGCGACTCGTCCAGCGTGCGCGCCAGCGCCACCTTCACCAGTTCGTGGGTGCGCAGCGCGTCGTCCAGCGCGCCCAGTGCGGTGTCGCTCAGCCCCTGGTGCCCGATGTGGACCATCGGGTCGAGATGATGCGCCTCGGCGCGCAGCTCCGCGCGTTCCTTTCCCTTCATGATGGTGTGCGGATCCGCCCGGCCCGGGCGAGGTAAGGGCGCGGGTTCAGCGGGTCGCCGTCCCACCAGCGACCGTTCCCGCGGTACACGAGCACCTGGAAATGGAGATGCGGCGCATTGGGCGGCGCATTCCCGGTGGTACCAACGTAGCCGATCACGTCGCCCGGTTGCAGCGCCTGCCCCTCGGCCAGCCCCTCGGCGTAGCGATCGAGGTGGGCGTAGTAGTAGACGAAGCGCTCCGTGGGGTCGAGAGTGTAGACGGTGAGCCCCCCCAGGTTGTTCGACCGGACCTTGAAGACCTTTCCCGCATCGGCGCTCAGCACCGGGGTTCCGCGCGCTGCCATGATGTCGAGCGCCGAGTGGATGCGTTGGCCGCGTCGCGCCGTGAAGGTGTCGGGGACCTTCTCCGGGACGATCCCGGCGACGGGGACCATGAGCTGCTTGGCGCGCAGGAGCGTTGCCAGGTCGGCGGTGGCGGCGCCGGCGGTGGCCGGGTTGGCGGGGAGCGGAAGCTCCAAAGGGTCTGGCGCGGGATCGGCCGGGCCGGGGAGGGGGCGGAGGGCGGGGGTACATGCGGCGAACGAGAGCTGCGCACCCACGAACAACGGTGCTACAATCCACCTCCACACGCGTCGTCCCAGCGGGCAGCGACGTCCCTGTCTCTCCCACGGGCCACCGACACGTCCCACCGCCGAGACAGTTGGGCGCGTGTCGACGCGTGGCCTACTGGGAATTGGGCAGGGAATCACGACGGCACGATTCATTCGTATGCAGGCGCACGCAAGGGGATCGCTCGAAGATGCGGCGGCGATGTGCACCCATCGCTCGCACACGGTGGGCGCATTCCCGGCCCGCGATGCCATTCGGTCACCGACAAACTCTCCCCAGCCGGCTCGTCGCCGGTGGAGGTGCCACATGCCCGTCTCGTCGTCGTTCACACGGCGTGCCGCGATGGCCGCCATCGTCACGCTCGCCTTGTCCGCCACCGCCTGTGCCGTCATCACGGGAACCGACGAGCGCTGGGATGAGCAGGGCGACCTGTCGCGGGCGCGCCGGACCTGGCTGGCACAGTCCATCACCGATTACGAGTACGTCGCGCGGTTCGACTGTTATTGCCTGCTGGGGGGCGTTGCCGTGCGCGTCACCGTGCTGGACGATCGCGTCGTGTCGGCCGAGATCGACGGGACGTCGACGCCGATCCCCACGTCGACGAATTCCGGCTACACCACCATCGACGGTCTCTTCGCGGGACTGCAGTATGCCATCGACCGCCCGGCGTGGGAGCTCGACGCACGATACGACCCGCACTACGGCTTCCCCACCGAGTACTGGATCGACCAGGACCGATACATCGCCGACGACGAGGTACGTTACGTCCTGCTCCGCTTCCGGTCGTTGATGCGTTAGGCGCCGAGCCGACAGTCGCAACCGGGCACCTGCCCGCGCGCGCCGCGGCGAACGCGCCGCCAGGTGCATCACCGCTCCCAGGCGAACCCCTGCGCCAACCGCTCGAAGCGCGCCGCGCCCGGCACGAAGGTGAGGATCGCCGTCCCCCCGCCGCGCGGCGTCCAGGCGCGCGCCGCGAGGTCATCGACCCCATCGCCGTCGGCATCGAGCGCGTGGAGCACCTCGTGCGCGCGAAAGCGCAGGTCGCGGATCGTCGCCTTGCGCGCGGCGCCAGCGCCCACCAGCAGGACGCGCTCCCGCACCCACTCGTAGTCGCCCGCATACAGCGTCACGACCACCACGCCGCGCGCCTCGCCGAAACACCCCTGCGCCACGCTGCGCCGTGCGCGCAGCGACTTCTTCAGGCGCTCGTACATCGGCTGGTCGGTCGACGCGCGCAGCGAATCCTCGGTCTCGCGCGCAATCCCCCTGAGGCGTGCCACGAACGCCGAGTCGACCGCGC is a window of Gemmatimonadaceae bacterium DNA encoding:
- a CDS encoding alpha/beta hydrolase; protein product: MLSAGSGCAGNPAPSPATLPAGTTDTIWYISARGKDGRRERTRPAPTLAYGFVVLDRGGRGVPPGGSPPSAVIDSVQLTEESFGQLIAERLRDAPAPDDYAVLYVHGFGTSLREAWVHTATARHRAGARAPWIVFCWPSRGSGIGPPRRGALLTSAYHDDSAAAAASIPSFVTATRRILADLSPARTVLLAHSLGGQIVGEGLASDDSLQRALRTAPLRAIAFAAPDIDAARFADSLVPALRPLTQRLVLYASQRDRVLRVSGRIHGSDRAGRRNARAILRAGLETVDASRAWTNEGWFMRTVGTHHAIKRANGILFDLGFIVARQRSPMCRVTLGIGSLTTEGEWRLTSAPPRISDQGSTSCDALQPALIR
- a CDS encoding YhbY family RNA-binding protein; this encodes MKGKERAELRAEAHHLDPMVHIGHQGLSDTALGALDDALRTHELVKVALARTLDESPKALASQMAESLGADIIQTIGRKVTLYRHNPDLWREPRKLPPWKG
- a CDS encoding M23 family metallopeptidase; the encoded protein is MELPLPANPATAGAATADLATLLRAKQLMVPVAGIVPEKVPDTFTARRGQRIHSALDIMAARGTPVLSADAGKVFKVRSNNLGGLTVYTLDPTERFVYYYAHLDRYAEGLAEGQALQPGDVIGYVGTTGNAPPNAPHLHFQVLVYRGNGRWWDGDPLNPRPYLARAGRIRTPS